The genomic region atAAAAAGAATTGAATGTAAAGGAGTTTCCTAGTGCTTGTCAAGGTCAGATTGTTGCTGTGATTGAATTTGTTGTAAATGTTTCATCCCTGATCATCTAGCACTATCAAAACCAAAATCAAGTGATTGTGTTCTACTCACTTCTCTTCCACCACCTGTTTCTGGTACTCTTCATACTCTTCGCGTGTCATCCCTGCTGCTTTGGCTGGGTCGGAGGGGGCGGCCTCCGCCGctggttcctctcctccaccaagaCCCATTCCCTTCAATGGGTTACTTGGCAACATGCTTTTGATTAGAAAAGCCATTGTGTCCAATGGGGTCTGCTATCTGTTTTTATAACTATAATATTTCAATAGTTGAGACTACTTATTCCCCTATGACGTCTCCTGGGTTGAATTCCTGCACCCGTCAAGTCCACCGGGAGCCTGCCTAGCTAAACTGCTGTTTGTCTATGTAGTGAAGGACACACTGACGGCTAGCAACACACGCAACAAAAAACTGTTTTGCCCCAGCCATAATCTGGATTAAACCTCTATCTCCCTTATACTAAGAGGCAGATGGCctgttttctttgtttgttttttagaatGTCAAAATGTTATAGATTTCATATCGATGATTAATGCACACTGATCACATCTGACAGCTTtgggtacccccccccctcgcacCCTCCCACCTTGAGAGATCATCGTTAAAATGAAAGATTTTGAGAGGACATTCTTGTTATCCTGGTAGCGTCACATATGTTGCTTCCGCCCACTGGTTGTTAATCACATTACTTAAGAAGGGGGCGGCCCGTGTGGCGCATCCACTGGTGATTTCCATTTATACCGCTGAGCTGGGGCTAGAGCTGGGGCTGAGGAGCCACAAGAAGCGGGGATTACCAGTCTGTTTATCCCCCACTCACACAGCCATCCATATCCTCTGGTTGTCCTGGGCTTTTGTTTAGCAGCACCATGATGGACAAGAGGCAGTGTAGGCCTGCAGGTCTTTCTATGGCATCAACCGATGTCTCTTTTAATTGGGGAATGAGAGGCGAGGGGGCAGGGAGTCCAGTTTTAGAGAAAGGCTGTTCAAAAGTGCTTGTATATCAAGTCATCCCTGCAGTACATGTTATCTCCAATGCAAATTGGCTGTTGGAGATAATAACCGGTAAATGGGTGAGGATTCAAGGTTTCAGAAGCTTGCATTAGCCTCTCTCCGTAGGTTATAGGGTGTAGAAAAGCAGTTACAATATGTAAgcttggtggtgggggagggaggctgacgTGTTGTCAACTGTGACAATATCATGTGGGTGAACAATACAAAATTAATCAAACAGTAATCtgaaaatattgtttaaaaaaaatcctatTGTCACGGCATATACAATAGAAAGTATGGGAGCCGATGGCCATGAACATAACAAACCGTTCTTTCTATCTCTAAAAGGATTCTATTGCAAAGTGTTATATTACCTGGAATAAATAGGATTTCAGAACATACAGGGTTGAGTGTGGTAAAATTGCTCCTTCAAAGAGCAATGATTCCCTCTTGAAAATATTCGGCTCAGATTACATGTCAGATTACATGAGTATATAGTATATCTGGATATTTAAAACATGTAGTAAAATCTGATTGTGAGAGGGGTAGTGACCACATGGTACTCTACTATTGTGGTCAGTCAGGCGAACATTTTTGTCCTGCTGTCAATTGATTTGTGAAGATGGCATATATGGCAGATGTGCTGGACTTTCACATGCACTGATCAAATCCTATTACAGGGGGTGGGTGTCGGGGAGGGTgtggagttggagagagagtgggctgGTATgagggagttagagagaggtaggcagtgagggagaaggaaaagggATGACTGACAGAAAGGGGATTACCAGTCCATGCATTGTATTACGGTGCAGTGCACTTTAATTTGTAAAGGTTTGAGAGTTGTATCACATGCATATGCTGCACTACGTGCTATACAGGCAGACATGCACTGCCATGATGTCCACAGACATAGATAGGGTTGTGCATTAACATTCCCAGCTTTGCTGTTCCCCTACTTTTTCAGCTTGTAGTGGATAAGATAAACATTCATGTGCATGGCAGCAGGATTACGGAGATCATCAAGATTTTTGTAACCTGAAGGCATAAGACATCATTGCTCAAACCATCCGTATTCTATAGAGATCTCCTAAAGCCTTTTATTAAAATATTAGATTGCCGCCAGTGTTTTCCAGATGTTTgaattgttttcttgttttttcaGTCACTTGACACAAAAAGAGGTTGGCCTGCAAGAAATTCCAACTCTCACTATCACTTCATATCACTCACTATCTATTCATATTCTTACAATTACTGTAATGTAAGAAACTGAGTAACATCTACTTACTCATATAATAAAGCCTTACTACAACCACTTGAAAGAGCAGTGACACAGTGATGCTTGGCAGCATATTTTTTGCTGTGTAATTATAGTCTGTTCTACAGCGTAAATGCATATTAAGTACAGGTTGTTACATTGTATAAAATGCAATACTTCATTAGATGATCACACTGTAACCAGGTCATTTATGTAAAGGTCTACTTCAATGGCAATGAACATATTGCTGTCAAGACCATATATAGCAACCTTGATGATGCCTATAGGCCACAGGGGGCTAGCACCTCCTCATTGAATGGCACAGTACTGTAACATGCTCATACGCATCCTCTAAAGTGTCTGCGCACACAATCACTGCAAGTGCTCATGCCCACTGGCACCTGCTCATGATCCTATTAGATGTCTTTTATTCAGAGGTGTTTTGTTGTGGAAGAGCTTGGCATAGTAAAATAATGTTTAGATTGCTGTACAGGTAAACGCAATGTTATTGATATAGCTTGATACAAAGGATGGAAAGACACAGAAggtttgtatttgtttatataAATTGCTTAGGGAGAGGATCACTACAGTTTCATCCATTCaagacacaatcacacactgtACATCTGCTCTGGCCATCAACATAGTTTAGAAATTCAACAAAATTGAACATTTAATCCACAGTTTTCCAAACTATGAGAACAGAGTgcttttcaattttttttttagcaATGGGACTTTGTCATGAACTTGTCCACAGAACAAATGTCCAGAACATTTGGCAAAAATACTGTATGGAATATATTACATCATGTTTGGAATCTTGAACCATAGGTCCCTTCACGTTTCAAGAAAGCATTTACACACAACCTGGAGTTCTGACCAAATTAAAAATAGGAAATTAAAAAAGTCTCAAACTTAAATCTCATTCTCAAAATACAATAATTTACAAATTGAAAACAAAAACCAGAAACCAGCAAAACAGACAATCCCTTATTTATATATTGTAATTTCATTAATGCGCATCATCAAAAGAACTTCTTTGCTGCTGCTTCTTGTTGACTTCTACACAGAGAGAACAAGTGGATAATAGGGGAGGAAGAAAGTTATTACAAAATAAATGAAGCAGAAATACTATATAAAAAGTGATGGAAACACTCAAACAAGCTCTCACCTGTAGACGATATAGCTAAAGAACAGGACTGACTGAATGACCACGAAAATCACAAAGTGAACGGTGGACAAACAGGAGGGCATCGCCGGCAGTTCTGGACACTTTACCACTTTGTCACCAGGGTTCTAAAAACAGCAAGGGAGGGCTTAAATCCAAAGCCAAGATTGAGGCTGTACTGACTTCTATTTACAACAAGGATGTCTTTTATTTCTAATGGTACCCATTGAGGGATGTTGTGAACCAGGACATACTCACCCCATTACGTTGGATCAGGTGCTCCACATTCCTCTTAACCACGTGAAGATGTTCCTTGATGTCATTAAAGTGTTGCACAGTCTCATACGTCCCCATACCCACAGCATTGCCTTGGTTCTGGGTTGCTCCAATCTGCTTCAAGGATTCGGAAAACGAGTTTCTGAGAAAACAGACAATATTGAGTTTGATTAAGCATTGATAACATTGTTGCTTGACTGTAAAGACATCTAAATATGAACCTAAAGTCCAGAGATTTGATTTGTCCATGAAAAGATAATCGCTACCTAAAAATGAAGAATAGCCAACTAAGTGTAAGATTGATTCGATATAGTAAGAACTAATTGTttattcatttgaaagcttgcaggaacaaaccatttacatacCAATATTTCAATAAAGTCTCCTAAATTAATCTTTTAATCTTACTCATGAGACCATATCCTTAAATCATGAACTATGAATTACCATCCCAGTGAGGggattgataaaaaaaataatctccTGTAAAAACATGTTCCTACAACAAATGGACAATCTTAAAACATACTTGCTTTGTGACAGTATGTAATCCAGTGTGATAAAAATTTGATTGAATTGTTCAATTAAAAGTAGAAAAATTATGAACAGTTTAGCAATTTACTACCAATCGAAACCCaagaatattattattatactcaCTACTGTTACATGCTAACAATACAAAACACTACAGTACATTTGCTCTGACATTAAAAATAGTGTTAATAATTCGAGTTGTGGTACAATATGCCAACACCACTCAGGAAAGCACTGATTCTATTTAATGTAACATTTCACACTACCTAAATGTGTAACTTTACTTCCAAACAAAAATATTGGGTCTGTGGTGTGTATCCAAAGCAGGGCTAGTTGTAGGAGGTGGGGCCCCACCAGATTTTTGTATTGCCCCCAAAACGAAGGAAAGAATTGGTATTGCCGACCAATCATAAAATCTTTATATCTCTTCCTATTTTCTGATTGGCTAGTTATTGTTATAACATTTGGAGCGTGACCTTCCGATGGCCAACATAAATTGTCCACTTCAAAAAGTATCTATAAAAATCACTCTTGAAATTCTGCCCAACCAACATTTCTCAGTGTCATAGCAGTCTGTAACCATGGATGATGAAAATAGATTTAACCGTTTAATAAAGATCACAGGATCCAAAGGATTGTGTTCCTGATCAAATGACATTCtcttaaaatgtattattactaAGAGGGGGCAACCCGACGGTATAACCTTATTGTCTCCAAGAAATTAAAGAAGATTACATTGAAAAAACTTGATAAATACAAGCAATTTGAGtgtagagaagaaagagaaagagattgtgACAGCAAGAAAGCAATCAGAGGAGGACAATGTTTGAAGTGTATATATTTAAATTCTGTTGTCTAATCTCCGATGGACAATTGGTGCTAAGACTTGTTTTTTCTTGCAGTGCCACATGGTACATGGCTGAGAGACTGACAGCAAAGACATACAAACAAAATCAAATTTTCCCTCTAAGGGAGGAAAAAGGACATTAAAAGGCAAATCTCCTTGAAAAAGTAAGTGTACATTTATTAAACCCCACGTATAATCTTAATCCAGTACAAGTGACCCATTTATGACCAGAAAGCCTTCCTTGGATATATTAATTTTAAAGACTAAGATAAGGTCATGTGATCAATCAAGTTTTTATTGAAGGGATGAGGACCTACTGAGTCCATAATCTACAAGGTTATGCAGGTCAATCAAGTGCATGCAATGTGAGAATTAATGTATTATGTCAATCAGATTATTTAGTATTAGAACATCACCAACAGGTTTATTAGTATTGTGCTTTCCTCAAACTGAATCACAACAATATGAGTCCTGCCATTTTCAGTTATCTACCATACATATAGCAAAGCCATAGCtttaatgtaaatatgacaACCTAATAATTCATCACTCAAGAAGATGTGGATTTGGAAGAATGCTCAGTAAATGCCAACATTTCAGATGTAATGAATGCAATGTTGGATTAAGGACATTCTAAAACAGCTTGGTTGCCCTATGATAAAGCAATGAGGGTCTGGAAGATTACTGTAAGTAGTTAATAACTACATCTTTAATACTTTATTCTGATTAAATGGTTATGCAAATATGCCTGTGTAATTTTAACATGCTACATAAGACAGGGTCAATGTCTATAATCACCTTCATTACACAAAATGATTGGAGAGTTGTAGTATAGTAAGAACAGATTAAAAACATACAATGTATTTCATAACTATTCTGATTGTTCTTTCTGTTCTGTAATCCTTTCATTACAGTTTAAGCATGTGCTATGATGATTTACTAAGAATTTGAATACAATTAAAGGCACCAAAACAAATATAAGACCAAGTACGTTATTGTTAGTATTTATGAAAACCATCACAGTGGTGGTGACAAATAACTCATTATTACTTAGCCTTATCTGTGTACCAAATGTTAATTTGAATTCCAGCTGAAAAGTGGAAAATAGCCATCTTAAAAATGACTCAATATGTTTCATTGGTTCCTATGGTAGGCCTTAAAACACTGTTGAAAGGAAAGTAAATAATGTTTGTTCCAAAAATGATGACTGGAACCCTATAAGCACGTATTTACCATATAACCACGCACACTGACCCTGCCTCGTATGTCTCAATTAAAAAAGGGGAATTATAGTCTGCtcataaataaacaaaataaaaaatacttacAAATAATTATAGTTTTAACTGTACATAATTATGCTGTGGACGTTTTTGTATGGTCCATACAAACATCTTGAGCTCCATCAGCTaatcaaaaaataaaacaatgtgtGCACAAGCTGCCTTACATATACCTAAAACGATAAAAAGGAGTAAAGAACTATTAATTACTCATCTGCAGTTTTAATATGAATTACATTTTAATTGATAAAACACTACTTATAGGTATTCACGTTCTCAGGGTCAAATCGTAGTACAGTCAGCAAACGAGCTAAATGCAAATATGGTTTAGGGATAAGCCCAGAGGGGATAAGGTGAATATTGTgccgagggaggggggaaggatatTGGTGGTTACGGTATTGCATACTGAGTCCAGAgagaagatgtgtgtttgtgtaaggggaggggtggggtggtccTACCTGTTACAGTGGGGACTATTGTATTGGGAGATTAAATGATTTAAGGATATTATGGATTAGATTTCAAATGTTATTGTTTTTTCCTGGGGCGCATTCCAATTATTGTGTGTGGAGATAAACAAATACAGTTCAAGAATAACAAAAAACAACTGTTCCTGATGTTACTTACCTCAGCTCATTCAGGTTTTTAAGTACCTCCTGTTGTGTTGCAACCACTGCACCCAACTCTTGACTGGGGGCCTAAAGGGAAACAAATAGTGCAtggtttaatgatttgaaaagaATAAAATAGTTAAGAAATTAGTAATGTAAATTGAATTGGGTTTGGGGCCTTAAGGATAGACAGAACACTGCCATAAAGTGTATTTGTACAACGTGAGTTATgtaatgtgtgtggatgtatgttTATGCTTTTGTTCTGTGTACAGGTGCATGTGTAGgcatgtgtgtagatgtgtgtgtgatccaacctgtcctgtctctgtgcCTGCCCCACGCTTGCTCATCTCATCGGTGATCACTGAGACATATCTGCGCTGCTCATCCAGGATCATGGCAAGCTGCCGGTGGAGCTGTTTGATCTCCAGGTGGATCCTGTTCTGCCCTTCGAACACCTGCCGGATCTCCCGATCATTGACACTCTCGTAAAGGTCCTCAactacacaagacacacacccatcagCCTAATAGTCTCAACACCACTAATTTACAACAAATTGCAACACATATcatcataataataaatatatctaTCTACAAAAATTTGTTATATCCAATTTCACAAAGTTGATCCACTCCTGCTGAGTTATTTAGTTCTGTCAATTTTGTGGAGCATAACAAAATCTTACTGAACACAAACATCAAAGGCACAGAGAATGAGGTATATTTTAAACATGTTTGTTATCATTGCAGTGAAACTAACTGGGTTCTCCCTGGACGTCCGGATGCTCTTTCTGaaattcttctttctttttgtcgAGGTCTTGCTGAAAGTTCTCAAATTCCTCCTGGtacttgtccttctcctccttgggAATCTCGGCTTCAGGTGGGGGCTTCAATGGGAGAGACAAAACAAGCACTGAACTCACAAGAGGCCCCTTAGGCTGCACCCCACTCTCATATACTGCTATTCAGAAATGGCCACACAATTTCAGTCAGATGTTCTACTAATTAAATTGCACTGAAGAGTCGTATTAAGGGAATCTTGTTACCAGTTGTTGCCCTGGCTCTGCTAGTCTGAACAATAAGAAGGAGAGAACATCATGGTCGTctgtaaaacagaaagatgttcATCTGAACTGCTTTGGAATCGTGACTTAAGAGCTCACAAATAATCACTGAAACCAATCATTCAAATGGTCCAAATAAACCTTTTCAGAAGCTGTAAAATCAATCAAAGTTATAATAGCCTAGTTGTTAGCTATCCATAAgattaaaacaataataataatacaggtAAAAGAAGATAACATGTTGTGCTTTGAAGGATTCTGGAAAGCTACCTGCTAAGCCACCAGTGGCTGCGGAGATTCCAAAGTAGCCTTCCTTGGGAATTACCATGTTTTCTACCTTCGTACAGAACTCATAGTCATCTTTATCTGGTGTGAAGCCATTATTTATAAACACCTGAGAATACAGAGATTTGAGGGTTTATTTGCACGTTATGATAGGCAGTGACACACTTAAGACTAAATAGATCATTTATAGCACTTGCCATTTATATTCATTTGATGTTTTTTTGACATTTCGAGGGTTGATGGGTCTTACCGTTAACGTTCTCTTGTAGTATACTATTTTGGCTCTGACAGGGTATGGTTTGTTTCTGAAGTCCCTTAAGCAAGTTCCCAGAGCTTGGGTTGTGCCATCACTGTAGGATAAACATAGTTTTCCAGTACAGCACAGCAATCCATACAATTctgaacaacaatctcaaatggaCAAATCTCAAAATATATTCAAAACAATATTGTACATAAACGTTTTGaaggttttggagggcaagcaaaaaaacaacaaaaatattttggaaaaGAGATAAatcctttaattattttattgtaaaCACTGCTGTAGCACTGGGCAATGAGGGAGAATTGTGTCAAATCTGAGACGGGTATACAACGCCACTGAACAGAAAAGTGATTTAAAGCTTTCACTGGCCTGCGAGATTACGAAAGATAGAGGATTATTTTCTCAAAGCACAAATAATCATATTTTCTAATCTCCTTCAAGTTGTTAAATTTGAGTTTATCTGAGTGAGCGATGAGGTCAGAGAAAAATTTACTTACTTTTGGTGGTCATAAACAAGTTTTCCATTGTTTCCCACAACTACGATAGCAGGGTTATTTTTCTGAAACAATATCATGAGGAAAGAGTTAATCCAAATCCACCTAATCTACAACACCACGGTCATATGTGTCCTTTCTTTAAACCAGCAAACCTCAAATCATCCCACCTGAAAACAAACTTTTCTTTGATCCAGATAGAATACACATTATATGTCTACACAATTTATTTAGTTTACAGAATATCAATATCATATTTGATATTGTCAAAATTGACTCATTCCCCAAAATGCTATACATTGCTGACCATTACGCACTGAAGAATCGCATATTTTTGTCACGAACAATGTTGACAGACAATAGCATCAGCCACATACCTTGCCGTCATTGTCAAAAGAGTCAAAGAAAATGCCAATGCCATTCCAGGCATCAGCTGCACCATAGACTGGGCCGTCAAGACCTTGTTGAGATGTAAACCAAACAGCCTGTTAGAACAAAAGGATGAATTTGTTACTTGATTAATTACATTATCACGACATTATCAAATGCTTAGTCCCACTTAAAAGACGTGGGCCTTTTCTAGGCTTGGATAGAACATAACTTAGGCCAAGCTGTCTCTGGCACTGTTCATTTGATACTAATAACAGATGGGCCTACTTTGGGGTCTTAAGGTTTGTCAAGGGACGTAGCATTGCAATTAGTTTGAGAGTCTGAACCCAACATTGCAGTGAGTTTGCACGCAAACGTTGTGGTTGAAGTTGAAATAAATTGAACTTTAACCGTGTAATGCTGGCAACTTATAGCAGAGGACGAGgtataaacattttttttaccaATCGCAAAGACCATTTAGAAAAAGACTAACGTGTATGCTATCTCACTCTGCTGTACTAAAACAGTCCT from Osmerus mordax isolate fOsmMor3 chromosome 14, fOsmMor3.pri, whole genome shotgun sequence harbors:
- the lman1 gene encoding protein ERGIC-53; the protein is MAVSIGKLLAVDACILIVFIFHQTYANIDTGSLTADDPPHRRFEYKYSFKGPHLSQPDGSIPFWVHTGNAIPSADQIRITPSLRSQKGSVWTKNTVNFENWEAQVTFRVSGRGRMGADGLAVWFTSQQGLDGPVYGAADAWNGIGIFFDSFDNDGKKNNPAIVVVGNNGKLVYDHQNDGTTQALGTCLRDFRNKPYPVRAKIVYYKRTLTVFINNGFTPDKDDYEFCTKVENMVIPKEGYFGISAATGGLADDHDVLSFLLFRLAEPGQQLPPPEAEIPKEEKDKYQEEFENFQQDLDKKKEEFQKEHPDVQGEPIEDLYESVNDREIRQVFEGQNRIHLEIKQLHRQLAMILDEQRRYVSVITDEMSKRGAGTETGQAPSQELGAVVATQQEVLKNLNELRNSFSESLKQIGATQNQGNAVGMGTYETVQHFNDIKEHLHVVKRNVEHLIQRNGNPGDKVVKCPELPAMPSCLSTVHFVIFVVIQSVLFFSYIVYRSQQEAAAKKFF